The following are encoded in a window of Deinococcus sp. HSC-46F16 genomic DNA:
- a CDS encoding SRPBCC family protein, giving the protein MTRKDHEQRPQSGRNSSPAERVLFGGIGAGLIALSLGQRGQVGTLLATGGALLVAGAAMGQGLGETVTGVRRTEDDQIKVEKAITIGMGADELYAFWRNFENLPRFMDHLESVKVQDGEGQRSHWVAKAPVGTSVEWDAEITADEPGRRIAWRSLEGATVPNEGAVEFRPAPGDRGTEIHVSLTYRPPGGTLGATVARMLGEDPNVQIEHDLRRLKRLLEVGHIPTTEGQSSGRKGAMKAEARMYDNRRTS; this is encoded by the coding sequence ATGACCCGCAAAGACCACGAGCAACGGCCCCAGAGCGGCCGGAATTCCAGCCCGGCCGAGCGCGTGCTGTTCGGCGGCATCGGGGCCGGGCTGATCGCCCTGAGCCTGGGCCAGCGCGGACAGGTGGGCACCCTGCTCGCCACCGGGGGAGCACTGCTCGTCGCGGGCGCGGCGATGGGCCAGGGCCTGGGCGAGACGGTCACGGGCGTGCGCCGCACCGAGGACGACCAGATCAAGGTGGAAAAGGCGATCACGATTGGCATGGGCGCGGACGAACTGTACGCCTTCTGGCGCAACTTTGAGAACCTGCCGCGCTTCATGGACCACCTCGAGTCGGTGAAGGTTCAGGACGGCGAGGGCCAGCGCTCGCACTGGGTTGCCAAGGCCCCGGTGGGCACCAGCGTCGAGTGGGACGCCGAGATCACTGCCGACGAGCCGGGGCGCCGCATCGCGTGGCGCTCGCTGGAGGGGGCGACCGTACCCAACGAGGGTGCAGTGGAGTTCCGGCCCGCGCCGGGGGACCGGGGCACCGAGATTCACGTCTCGCTGACCTATCGCCCGCCGGGGGGCACCCTGGGGGCAACCGTCGCCCGGATGCTGGGCGAGGACCCCAACGTGCAGATTGAACATGACCTGCGGCGGCTCAAGCGGCTGCTGGAGGTCGGGCACATTCCCACCACCGAGGGCCAGTCCAGTGGCCGCAAGGGTGCGATGAAGGCGGAGGCCAGGATGTACGACAACCGGAGGACCTCGTGA
- a CDS encoding SDR family NAD(P)-dependent oxidoreductase, whose translation MLDLTGKVVLVTGGSRGIGAATVRTLAAAGADVLVHYGRGEAEARSLVAEVGEERATALGADLAQPGAGVALFREALAWRGRVDVLVNNAGIAPTVTVDDPEDAWAGTWAQTLQVNLVAVADLCREAILHFRTRGGGTIINVASRAAFRGDNPDAMHYAASKGGVIALTRSIARGYAREGILAYAVAPGWVRTDMAEEYLREHAADLAREIPMGDVVPPEEVAHTVAFLASGLARHMTGATLDLNGASYVR comes from the coding sequence ATGCTCGACCTGACAGGCAAGGTGGTGCTGGTGACCGGCGGCTCGCGCGGCATCGGCGCGGCGACGGTGCGGACGCTGGCGGCGGCGGGCGCCGACGTGCTCGTGCACTACGGGCGCGGGGAAGCCGAGGCCCGCTCGCTGGTGGCGGAGGTAGGGGAGGAGCGTGCCACCGCACTGGGCGCCGACCTCGCCCAGCCTGGGGCCGGAGTGGCCCTCTTCCGGGAGGCGCTGGCCTGGCGCGGGCGGGTGGACGTGCTCGTGAACAATGCGGGCATCGCTCCTACCGTCACCGTGGATGACCCGGAGGATGCCTGGGCGGGGACGTGGGCGCAGACCCTTCAGGTCAACCTCGTGGCGGTGGCCGACCTGTGCCGGGAGGCGATCCTTCACTTCCGCACGCGGGGCGGCGGGACCATCATCAACGTGGCGAGCCGCGCGGCCTTCCGGGGCGACAACCCGGACGCGATGCACTACGCGGCGTCCAAGGGTGGCGTGATCGCCCTGACCCGCTCCATCGCGCGGGGGTACGCCCGCGAGGGCATCCTGGCCTACGCGGTCGCTCCGGGCTGGGTCCGCACCGATATGGCGGAAGAGTACCTGCGCGAGCACGCCGCCGACCTCGCCCGCGAGATCCCGATGGGCGACGTGGTCCCGCCCGAGGAGGTCGCGCACACGGTCGCCTTTCTCGCCTCCGGACTGGCCCGACACATGACGGGCGCGACGCTGGACCTCAACGGGGCCTCCTACGTGCGGTGA
- a CDS encoding sulfite exporter TauE/SafE family protein, which produces MTLAVIAVGLLAGVLGAILGLGGGVVVVPALEFVLPLFGRDITIAQAVAVSQIGVLAVGLSGAASYLQQGLVRARTGYLLSPFTILGGAIGSFLGLVLPARAVATVFALLLLYSAYNLLRGLKRVEVERPPSRLVPPAMTFAGVMSGLLGIGGGTVQVPVLNLLAGVPIRQAIATSTFIMGLTAVGNALVYHAGGLLDVRLAAGVALGVLIGARAGAGLQSRIPAAQLKLFFSVLLIFTAGQLLWKYWGNG; this is translated from the coding sequence ATGACCCTCGCCGTCATCGCCGTCGGCCTGCTCGCCGGGGTGCTGGGCGCGATCCTGGGGCTGGGCGGCGGCGTGGTCGTCGTGCCCGCGCTGGAATTCGTGCTGCCCCTCTTCGGACGCGACATCACCATCGCGCAGGCGGTGGCCGTGTCGCAGATCGGGGTGCTCGCGGTGGGCCTCAGCGGGGCGGCGAGCTACCTCCAGCAGGGGCTGGTGCGGGCGCGGACGGGCTACCTGCTTTCGCCCTTCACGATCTTGGGCGGGGCGATCGGTTCCTTCCTGGGCCTGGTGCTGCCTGCCCGCGCGGTGGCGACGGTGTTCGCCCTCCTCCTGCTGTACTCGGCCTACAACCTGCTGCGGGGCCTCAAGCGGGTGGAGGTCGAGCGGCCCCCCAGCCGCCTGGTGCCCCCGGCGATGACCTTCGCGGGCGTGATGAGCGGGCTGCTGGGCATCGGCGGCGGCACGGTGCAGGTGCCGGTGCTGAACCTGCTCGCGGGAGTGCCCATCCGGCAGGCGATCGCCACTTCCACTTTCATCATGGGCCTGACCGCCGTGGGCAACGCGCTGGTGTACCACGCGGGAGGGCTGCTGGACGTGCGGCTGGCTGCCGGAGTTGCCCTGGGCGTGCTGATCGGGGCGCGGGCGGGGGCGGGGCTGCAAAGCCGCATTCCCGCCGCGCAGCTCAAGCTGTTTTTCAGCGTGCTGCTGATCTTCACGGCGGGGCAACTGCTGTGGAAATACTGGGGGAACGGATGA
- a CDS encoding 3-hydroxyacyl-CoA dehydrogenase/enoyl-CoA hydratase family protein: MKTQPYRIQKAAVIGAGVMGAAIAAQLANAGIPVTLLDIVLPDNPDRNFLAKQGIQRALKARPAAFMDPDRAALITPGNLEDDLKKLKDADWILEAIIEKLDAKRDLWARVEGVAKKTAIISSNSSGIPMHLQIEGRSEDFQRRFVGAHFFNPPRYLHLLEVIPTPKTDPAVLEAFSEFGEGVLGKGIVVANDVPGFVANRIGVYGIVRAMQHMERTGLTPDEVDALTGPALGRAKSATFRTADLSGLDIIYHVANDLGKATPADEDFTLTDTFKRLVEEKKFLGDKTGSGFYKKTKDEKGKTKILSLNLDSLEYEDRGKVKVPVVEAVKSQPLAARVKALYGAEGKEGDFLRGVMNDGFWYAAKMAGNVSNRLQDIDNALKWGFGWEEGPFETMDTLGVQTVIANLEAEGRTLPPLLAAMKDSGRERFYEGDTTVTPTGEATPYQAPYFILTDLKKDATKVVKKRPGASVVDLGDGVLLVEWHAKMNALGEDQLRAVQDAHKLVGEMGYAGLVVGNQGENFSAGANLPLILSQAQAEEWDELDDAIKQFQQVTTSMRFSPHPTVAAPFGLALGGGCEFSIHADHIVASAETYMGLVEVGVGLIPGGGGTKEMLLRFTDQLQPNQPLLPAVQRAFELIGTAKVSTSALEARKLGFLRDHDTVVMNKNHVIEEAKRMVLALAPGYVQPTPRQDIPVMGDAAIAAVKLALYGMTEGGYATPYDAEVGTQLARVLSGGTGNNRNAKVSEQHLLDLEREAFLTLLGKKGTQQRIEHMLKTGKPLRN, from the coding sequence ATGAAGACACAGCCTTACCGCATCCAGAAGGCCGCCGTGATCGGCGCGGGCGTGATGGGTGCCGCCATCGCCGCGCAGCTCGCCAACGCGGGGATTCCCGTCACCCTGCTCGACATCGTGCTGCCGGACAACCCCGACCGCAACTTCCTCGCCAAGCAGGGCATTCAGCGGGCCTTGAAAGCCCGCCCTGCCGCCTTCATGGACCCGGACCGCGCGGCGCTCATCACGCCCGGCAACCTCGAAGACGACCTGAAGAAGCTCAAGGATGCCGACTGGATTCTCGAGGCGATCATCGAGAAGCTGGACGCCAAGCGTGACCTGTGGGCGCGGGTGGAGGGTGTCGCCAAGAAGACGGCGATCATCTCCAGCAACTCTTCGGGCATCCCCATGCACCTCCAGATCGAGGGCCGCTCGGAAGACTTCCAGCGCCGCTTTGTGGGAGCGCACTTTTTCAACCCGCCGCGCTACCTGCACCTCCTCGAAGTCATTCCCACGCCCAAGACCGATCCGGCCGTGCTGGAAGCGTTCAGCGAGTTCGGGGAAGGGGTGCTGGGCAAGGGCATCGTGGTCGCCAACGACGTGCCGGGCTTCGTCGCCAACCGCATCGGCGTGTACGGGATCGTCCGCGCCATGCAGCATATGGAGCGCACCGGCCTGACCCCCGACGAGGTGGACGCGCTCACCGGCCCCGCGCTGGGCCGCGCCAAGAGTGCGACCTTCCGTACTGCTGACCTCTCGGGCCTGGACATCATCTACCACGTCGCGAACGACCTCGGCAAAGCCACGCCCGCCGACGAGGACTTCACGCTCACCGACACCTTCAAGCGCTTGGTCGAGGAGAAGAAGTTCCTGGGTGACAAGACCGGCAGCGGCTTCTACAAGAAGACCAAGGACGAGAAGGGCAAGACCAAGATTCTGAGCCTCAACCTCGATTCGCTGGAGTACGAGGACCGGGGCAAGGTGAAGGTGCCCGTCGTGGAGGCGGTCAAGAGCCAGCCCCTCGCTGCCCGCGTGAAGGCGCTGTACGGCGCCGAAGGCAAGGAGGGCGACTTCCTGCGCGGCGTGATGAACGACGGCTTCTGGTACGCGGCGAAGATGGCCGGGAATGTGTCCAACCGCCTTCAGGACATCGACAACGCGCTGAAGTGGGGCTTCGGCTGGGAGGAAGGCCCCTTCGAGACGATGGACACCCTGGGCGTCCAGACCGTGATCGCCAATCTGGAGGCCGAGGGCCGCACCCTTCCGCCCCTGCTGGCGGCGATGAAGGACTCCGGCCGCGAGCGCTTCTATGAGGGCGACACCACCGTCACGCCGACGGGCGAGGCGACCCCGTACCAGGCCCCCTACTTCATCCTGACGGACCTCAAGAAAGACGCCACCAAGGTCGTCAAGAAGCGGCCCGGCGCGAGCGTCGTGGACCTGGGCGACGGGGTGCTGCTGGTCGAGTGGCACGCCAAGATGAACGCGCTGGGGGAAGACCAGCTCCGCGCCGTGCAGGACGCGCACAAGCTGGTGGGGGAGATGGGCTACGCGGGATTGGTGGTGGGCAACCAAGGCGAGAACTTCTCCGCCGGGGCCAACCTGCCGCTGATCCTCTCGCAGGCGCAGGCCGAGGAGTGGGACGAGCTGGACGACGCGATCAAGCAGTTCCAGCAGGTGACGACATCCATGCGCTTCAGCCCGCACCCCACCGTCGCGGCCCCCTTCGGGCTGGCGCTGGGCGGCGGCTGCGAGTTCTCGATCCATGCCGACCACATCGTCGCGAGTGCCGAGACGTACATGGGGCTGGTGGAAGTGGGCGTGGGCCTGATCCCCGGCGGCGGCGGCACCAAGGAAATGCTGCTGCGCTTCACCGACCAGCTTCAGCCGAACCAGCCGCTGCTGCCCGCCGTGCAGCGGGCCTTCGAGCTGATCGGCACGGCCAAGGTCAGCACCTCGGCCCTGGAGGCCCGCAAGCTCGGCTTCCTGCGTGACCACGACACCGTGGTGATGAACAAAAACCACGTCATCGAGGAAGCCAAGCGGATGGTGCTGGCCCTGGCCCCCGGCTACGTGCAGCCCACGCCCCGGCAGGACATCCCAGTGATGGGCGACGCCGCCATCGCCGCCGTCAAGCTGGCCCTCTACGGCATGACCGAAGGTGGGTACGCCACCCCCTACGACGCCGAAGTGGGCACCCAGCTTGCCCGCGTCCTTTCCGGCGGCACCGGCAACAACCGCAATGCGAAGGTGTCCGAACAGCACCTCCTCGACCTCGAGCGCGAGGCCTTCCTGACCCTGCTGGGCAAGAAGGGCACCCAGCAGCGCATCGAGCACATGCTCAAGACCGGCAAGCCGCTGAGGAACTGA
- a CDS encoding alpha/beta fold hydrolase yields the protein MTPRPLTRLRAVPPQRLLGWAALAYAGLLVVGAVVGAEITLRSKTRWVKGDFVPVGRRGNSVYLPTSPETLSRGVVGIVPLRPNRGHAVLGPGQIVGTLVRREIGEERGVLPHGSLAWVSSFVYNGTPAQLGVPYEDTAVPTPLGEMPAWHIPPTEGERDAVVILIHGHGGQRSQALRMLPALRRTGTGSLFVTFRNAFGAPRSGKGYHTLGDEEAEDVLAALEWAREAGYRRAVLYGFSMGGNIALSVLRDRFQPFPIPVTGVMLDCPALDWRDVIRANGQRYGLPPFVAGHIGRAVQALVTRRSGQDFDAVDQLAAASRFKVPILLWHGTRDRTIPVGQSDALAAARPDLVEYHRVDGAKHIRCWNLDPHKYDLTLEAFIERVLPDSNQGEHHA from the coding sequence GTGACCCCGCGCCCCTTGACCCGCCTGCGGGCCGTGCCTCCCCAGCGTCTGCTGGGCTGGGCCGCCCTGGCCTATGCCGGGCTGCTGGTGGTCGGCGCCGTCGTGGGAGCCGAAATCACCCTGCGGTCCAAGACCCGCTGGGTCAAGGGCGACTTCGTTCCGGTGGGGCGGCGCGGGAACTCGGTGTACCTGCCCACGTCGCCGGAGACGCTCTCGCGGGGGGTGGTCGGCATCGTGCCGCTGCGTCCCAACCGGGGGCACGCGGTGCTGGGGCCGGGGCAGATCGTGGGGACGCTGGTGCGGCGGGAGATCGGGGAGGAGCGCGGCGTGCTGCCTCACGGGTCGCTCGCGTGGGTGTCCTCCTTCGTCTACAACGGCACCCCGGCGCAACTGGGCGTGCCTTATGAGGACACCGCCGTCCCCACCCCGCTGGGCGAGATGCCCGCGTGGCACATCCCACCCACGGAAGGCGAAAGGGACGCCGTGGTCATCTTGATTCACGGGCACGGCGGGCAGCGGTCGCAGGCCCTGCGGATGCTTCCGGCGCTGCGGCGCACGGGCACAGGTTCCCTCTTCGTCACCTTCCGCAATGCCTTCGGTGCCCCGCGCTCCGGGAAGGGCTACCACACCCTGGGCGACGAGGAGGCCGAGGACGTGCTCGCCGCGCTGGAGTGGGCGCGGGAAGCGGGCTACCGCCGGGCCGTGCTGTACGGCTTTTCCATGGGCGGCAACATCGCCCTGAGCGTGCTGCGCGACCGGTTTCAGCCGTTCCCCATCCCCGTTACGGGCGTCATGCTCGACTGTCCCGCGCTGGACTGGCGGGACGTGATTCGCGCCAACGGTCAGCGCTACGGCCTGCCGCCCTTTGTGGCGGGGCACATCGGGCGGGCGGTGCAGGCCCTCGTCACCCGGCGCTCCGGGCAGGACTTTGACGCGGTAGATCAACTTGCCGCCGCCTCCCGCTTCAAGGTGCCCATCCTCCTGTGGCACGGCACCCGTGACCGTACCATTCCGGTGGGGCAATCGGACGCGCTGGCCGCCGCCCGCCCCGATCTGGTGGAGTACCACCGGGTCGATGGCGCTAAGCACATTCGGTGCTGGAATCTGGACCCCCACAAGTATGACCTGACGCTGGAAGCCTTTATCGAGCGGGTTCTTCCAGACTCAAACCAAGGAGAACACCATGCGTGA
- a CDS encoding thiolase family protein: MRDAVIVSAVRTPVGRGVKGTLANTRPDDLAALVLNEAVKRAGVDVSVVEDVYLGCAIPEAEQGLNVARMAALRAGMPDTVGGVTINRFCSSGLQTIAMAAAAIQTGQADVMLAGGVESMSMVPMTGHNPSPNPDLVDERPGAYIGMGLTAENVAAKYGVSREDQDQFALASHRKAAAAQDSGKFDEEIVPVPVRVDKVKGTKVKSETILFDKDELIRRDANLADMAKVRPAFKATGSVSAANSSPFSDGAAAVLVMSGEKAQELGVKPLAKFLGFAVAGVEPELMGIGPVRAIPKVLAQTGLTLDDIDLIELNEAFAAQSLAVARELGLPQDRMNVNGGAIALGHPLGCSGAKLTTTAIYELRRRGGGKALITMCIGGGMGAAGVIEVYPAEGEGEQAAD, translated from the coding sequence ATGCGTGACGCTGTTATCGTTTCCGCCGTTCGGACCCCCGTGGGCCGCGGCGTCAAAGGCACCCTCGCCAACACCCGCCCCGACGACCTCGCCGCCCTCGTGCTCAACGAAGCCGTGAAGCGGGCGGGCGTGGACGTGTCGGTCGTGGAGGACGTGTACCTCGGCTGTGCGATTCCCGAAGCCGAGCAGGGCCTCAACGTGGCCCGCATGGCCGCCCTGCGGGCCGGGATGCCCGACACCGTGGGCGGCGTGACGATCAACCGTTTCTGCTCCAGCGGCCTCCAGACCATTGCGATGGCCGCCGCCGCCATCCAGACCGGGCAGGCCGACGTGATGCTCGCTGGGGGCGTGGAGAGCATGAGCATGGTGCCCATGACCGGGCACAACCCCAGCCCCAACCCCGACCTCGTGGACGAGCGCCCCGGCGCCTACATCGGCATGGGCCTGACCGCCGAGAACGTGGCCGCCAAGTACGGCGTGAGCCGCGAGGATCAGGACCAGTTCGCCCTCGCGAGCCACCGGAAGGCCGCCGCCGCGCAGGATTCCGGCAAGTTTGACGAGGAGATCGTTCCTGTGCCCGTCCGCGTGGACAAGGTGAAGGGCACCAAGGTGAAGTCCGAGACCATCCTCTTCGACAAGGACGAGCTGATTCGCCGCGACGCCAACCTCGCGGACATGGCGAAGGTTCGCCCGGCGTTCAAGGCGACCGGCTCGGTGAGCGCCGCCAACTCCAGCCCCTTCAGCGACGGGGCCGCCGCCGTCCTCGTCATGAGCGGCGAGAAGGCGCAGGAACTCGGCGTCAAGCCCCTGGCCAAGTTCCTGGGCTTCGCGGTGGCGGGCGTCGAGCCCGAGCTGATGGGCATCGGCCCCGTGCGGGCGATCCCCAAGGTGCTCGCGCAGACGGGTCTGACCCTGGACGACATCGACCTGATCGAGCTGAATGAGGCCTTTGCCGCGCAGAGCCTCGCCGTGGCCCGTGAACTGGGGCTGCCCCAGGACAGGATGAACGTGAACGGCGGCGCCATCGCCCTCGGGCACCCGCTGGGCTGCTCGGGCGCCAAGCTCACCACGACCGCGATCTACGAGCTGCGGCGCCGGGGCGGGGGCAAGGCGCTGATCACCATGTGCATCGGTGGCGGCATGGGCGCGGCGGGTGTGATCGAGGTCTACCCAGCGGAAGGGGAAGGCGAGCAGGCCGCCGACTGA